One segment of Pseudodesulfovibrio sp. 5S69 DNA contains the following:
- a CDS encoding AAA family ATPase: MPKRNESNPARLRGRIERVYYAGPKFSAGRLLTPTGEEVQFAGNLFARENQPVVLLGSWATHPKYGRQFKVDGMEHDLELDPEGLIHYLANHPEIKGIGPTKARLIVESFGDAFEETLLNDPERIALKARLPMDAARRLRDEWLKNRSVNTVMAWLSAFGLTHHQVTTLVERLGGNCLDILKEDPYILIREIRGFGFKKVDKIARKLGTPKDHVPRIRAGLNFCVREALDNGHCWIEYEDLVDQANLLLVMDALDSRVRIESALDALIEEQALACDSHGGRFVVALPEIVRMERELASLFGQAETPNLHFQSVKKLDALIRRCAATLNEKQLEAVRSALQYSISLISGGAGSGKSYTISVINTICEESDLEVVLAAPTGKAAKRLEEVSGRSGTTIHRLLGYDGKGFSRSKENPIDADVLVVDEFSMVDVPLAWHLFEAVDLSRTTVLLVGDHNQLPPVGPGNILRDLIQTRAIPTVILDKVVRQAGVLKENCTAVLKGEVCKTSEASVAGCRDWYLVDQFTDPMAARSFLLELFQERLDALGFDIIKDVQVLTPTHKGPLGTKELNEELQRLIQRKLWNAEVPPVAMGRRAPFLKHDKVIQTRNNYDLNVMNGAIGYVVDVLANGTLVIDFDGMPVEMEKGSPDLQDLQLAYALTIHKTQGSEFPCAVVVVHKAHSFMHHRNLLYTGVTRARRTAIVLGDHWGIQNCAKRCQVDDRRTFLPLYLDAAQHAEADFARVAEAE, translated from the coding sequence ATGCCAAAAAGAAATGAGAGTAACCCGGCGCGACTCCGGGGAAGAATAGAGCGCGTTTACTATGCCGGACCCAAGTTCTCCGCAGGCCGACTGCTCACCCCGACCGGTGAGGAAGTCCAGTTCGCGGGCAATTTGTTCGCCCGGGAAAATCAGCCTGTGGTCCTGCTCGGGTCGTGGGCCACCCATCCCAAATACGGCCGTCAGTTCAAGGTCGACGGGATGGAGCACGACCTCGAACTCGATCCGGAGGGGCTGATCCACTATCTGGCCAACCATCCGGAGATCAAGGGCATTGGTCCGACCAAGGCCAGATTGATCGTCGAGAGTTTCGGCGACGCTTTTGAAGAAACCCTTCTGAATGACCCCGAGCGCATTGCGCTCAAAGCCCGGCTACCCATGGACGCGGCCCGGCGGCTGCGTGACGAATGGTTGAAGAACCGTAGCGTCAACACCGTCATGGCCTGGCTGTCGGCATTCGGCCTGACCCATCATCAGGTCACCACCCTGGTCGAAAGGCTTGGCGGCAACTGCCTCGATATCCTGAAGGAAGACCCGTACATCCTCATTCGGGAGATCCGGGGATTCGGCTTCAAGAAGGTCGACAAGATTGCCCGCAAGCTGGGCACACCCAAGGACCACGTTCCCCGTATCCGGGCCGGGTTGAATTTCTGCGTCCGTGAAGCTCTGGACAATGGCCACTGCTGGATCGAATACGAGGATCTGGTCGACCAGGCCAATCTGCTGTTGGTCATGGATGCCCTGGACAGCCGGGTTCGTATCGAGAGCGCCCTCGACGCGCTCATCGAAGAACAGGCGCTTGCCTGCGATTCCCACGGCGGTCGTTTCGTGGTCGCTCTGCCGGAGATCGTCCGCATGGAGCGGGAGTTGGCCTCGCTGTTCGGCCAGGCCGAAACACCCAACCTGCATTTCCAGTCCGTCAAGAAACTCGATGCCCTGATTCGGCGCTGCGCGGCGACGCTGAACGAGAAGCAGCTTGAAGCGGTGCGCTCGGCCCTCCAATACAGCATCAGCCTGATTTCGGGTGGAGCCGGTTCGGGGAAGAGCTACACCATTTCAGTCATCAACACCATCTGCGAGGAGAGCGATCTGGAGGTCGTGCTCGCCGCGCCGACCGGCAAGGCCGCCAAACGCCTGGAGGAAGTCAGCGGCCGTAGCGGCACCACCATCCACCGCCTGCTCGGCTATGACGGCAAGGGTTTCTCGCGCAGCAAGGAGAACCCCATCGATGCCGACGTCCTGGTGGTCGACGAGTTTTCGATGGTCGACGTGCCGCTGGCCTGGCACCTGTTCGAGGCGGTCGATTTGTCGCGGACCACGGTGCTGCTGGTCGGGGACCACAACCAGCTTCCGCCGGTGGGACCCGGAAACATACTGCGCGATCTGATCCAGACACGCGCCATCCCCACGGTCATCCTCGACAAGGTCGTGCGCCAGGCTGGCGTCCTCAAGGAGAACTGCACCGCCGTTCTCAAGGGCGAGGTGTGCAAGACCAGCGAGGCGTCGGTGGCCGGATGCCGGGATTGGTATCTGGTGGATCAGTTCACCGACCCGATGGCGGCACGCTCGTTCCTGCTGGAGCTGTTTCAGGAGCGGCTCGACGCCCTGGGTTTCGACATCATCAAGGACGTGCAGGTGCTGACGCCGACCCACAAGGGGCCGCTCGGCACCAAGGAACTGAACGAGGAACTGCAGCGGCTCATCCAGCGCAAGCTCTGGAACGCCGAGGTACCGCCGGTCGCCATGGGCCGCCGCGCTCCGTTTCTCAAGCACGACAAGGTCATCCAGACCCGGAACAATTACGACCTGAATGTGATGAACGGTGCCATCGGCTATGTGGTCGATGTCCTCGCGAACGGCACCCTGGTCATCGACTTCGACGGCATGCCCGTGGAGATGGAAAAGGGGTCGCCCGACCTGCAGGATCTGCAGCTCGCCTATGCGCTCACTATCCACAAAACCCAGGGTTCCGAGTTCCCCTGCGCCGTGGTGGTGGTCCACAAGGCGCATTCCTTCATGCACCACCGCAATCTGCTCTACACCGGGGTGACCCGCGCCCGGCGCACCGCCATTGTTCTGGGTGATCACTGGGGCATCCAGAACTGCGCCAAGCGGTGTCAAGTGGATGACCGCCGGACCTTCCTGCCCTTGTATCTGGACGCCGCCCAGCACGCGGAAGCCGATTTCGCCCGTGTCGCGGAGGCCGAATGA